GTTGTGTCCATAAACCACTGGATGTTGTTACAGTGACTACGTTCACCTCTTATATACAGACTATGCTTCAACACACCAACCGACTGTTACACCATGTGACAAGTGGAAGGGGCAAGATTTATGtatgctgtgtttttaaaagcttaCTATGGAGGAATTGTTGCTAActgtttgtaaacacaacattcaaaggTCACCGCTTCCTCCTCGGCTCAACGACACCAGAAGCTAACCTGCCCTGCCAGCTGGTGCCAACACAGCCCAGTGTATCACCTGCAGCATCACATAGAGCAGCGAGAGGGAAAGCCAAGCCCAGATTcactctcctgctgctgtttctcaCAAAAAAATTTTTGGTGCTGTGTTGGCCTTTCTGTAGCTTCCTCTTGGATTTGTACTTATGCATGCCTGGTGGCTACACACCAATTGTGCACATAGCAAAATGAGGAAACCCAGGCAGAGGGCagggtctctgcagatacagacaccaGCACACTCTAGTGGGTCAGAAGAGATGAGGGAGAGTGATTACTTCtaacattgttttttgggggaaatgctTCATAGTATAAAAGTCTAGCAGCTGTGTGTGGCCCCTGCATGTCCGTCCCCTACAGTTGTTGTtatactgttgttgtttttttgtgtgtgtattaatggGCTATGGATCTCACAGACAACGGAGGGAGTGTTTGAAAGAAGAGTCTAACAGGTGTAAAGTCTTTGTTTCGGAGACTTGATCTATACTTGAGATTAAACACGTCTGTCTTTCTCATTCATTTCTTCTAGGGTTTCAAAACGTAAAGAGATGACTAGTGGTCCGGCTAAAGAACCATCAAAGAAACGCAAAAAGTAAGTGTCCTAGCTGTCCTTTCAAGATGCCCTtgactttttacacttttactgaACAACTGCACAAAGAGACCCTGTCAGTGTCTCCACTCtgtatttcctttgtttttcaAGTTTTCTACTGTGGTTGTTTGCTTTAGAACTCCTCCTGTTGCCCGAAGATCCAGAAGCGTCCTCCACAGCAAGGTGCCACAGAACACCAGGGCAGTGCCCAAGACCCGGCCAGCAGCTTCCTCTACTGCAAACACAGAGTGAGTTTTTCTGACTCCACTACAGTTTTCTGTGTGACTATATCCTGAAGGGAGTGGGAGGTCTGCTCTGGTCTGTAGTCTCCTCTCCAGTGTGTTCACAAAAGAACATGGTCCTACAGCTTGGGATCCATCCACATCAGATAGCCAAAGTGTTTACAGCTGTCTGAGTGATATGAACAGGATAGTTCCCCTCAAGATGAGACTGCTGTTAAAGCTGTGTGGTTGCTTGTGAATATGTCCAAACAGCTCTGAAGAACAGGAGCTGGAGCTCATCAGGAACCTCCAGAGGGAAGTGGCTCTGCATCGCAGGCAGAACGAGGCCAGCTACAAGGCTGCTCTGGCTGGCAGTGAGTAGATATGACtgcaaacattaataaatgtcCTTGAgacatcctttttttaatgtgctggAAGTTGTTCTTCCGGTTTACTTCTTGAAGGTAAATCTCTGTCACTTATTTCAGATCCACCACCAAAGAAGATGGTCCTGGCAGCCACTGTGCCCAAAGAGTTCCAATTCAACACCAACGCCCGTGTCAAGGCGACCACTTCCTCAAACGCAGCCCGCAAGGAGGTGGACCAAATCAATCAGCCCTGCAAACCCTCCTCCCCAGTCAGTACTTCATATATGCTCACATCATTTTTAGAATTGTAGTGCAACCAGGTGTCAAACCCAAACCTCGAATGATTCACTTAAACATGTTCAATGTGCAGACACCATTTAGTAAAGTAGTCTTCCCTCAAGCTGCTTCTTAATGCATTAATCACTAGATGGAAACTACAATTTTCTTCAGCAcacattattttgagaaaaaccTGAacgagaaaaataaatatacactcCCTGATTTATGTTGCATGGCCTGATGTGTCCTCCAGCACACAGAAGATTAATCTGCAGTTTAGTTGTTATTCTCAACAGTGGATGAGAGGAAAGTAACCAGACACCCAAATGCACATAAAACCTACACCCATGTTCTACAGTTGCACTCTCCTTTGATCCTTTTTTAGGGAAAGGCTTTGAGAGGCGCCACCGTGCCGAAACCCTTCAACCTGTCGACCGGCAACaagagagaggtagaggagTTGGCTGCATACGTGCCCTTGGCTCAGCAGGTCGAGCAGTACCAGAAACGAACCCCCGACCGCTACCATCTGCGAAGTCGCAGGAGTCAAGAGAGAGGTGTGTAGGACGTTGAGGGCCccatgtgttttctgtgcctTGGTGGTTAAGTCTAACTTAATCACATTGGTTATAACTGTTTCTCAGGGCCAGGAGCAGTGAAGGGTGGTAAGCTGAAGCTCACCCAGCCTCACACTCCTCAACTGATGACTCGCCAGAGGAGCCGGCCAACCAACGTGAAGAGCAGTGCCGACCTGGAGGCTGAAGAGTTGGAAAAGCTCCACAAGTAAGAATCTTTACATGCATTACCAGGCCTTTGTCTCTGGCTTAAACCGACACTCGGGCCAtgtccacactactacgtttcctttttaaaatgcatatcttttgctacgtttacACTGGCCGTCATCAATAGGCTGGAGTTTTAGAGCCCCGAAAACGGACCAGTTTGAAAACACTCCAGAGGCTGGATCAGTTTGAAAACGCATGTGGAGTATGGACATGTGGAAATGGAAAAGTTTTAAAcgggccctattatgctattttccgagtgcatatttttatctcaagttacagttacaacatgtttacatgcgttaatactcctaatccgccttgtttttcttatcctggctgtcctgcagcacctcttctcaccctctctctgaaatgcttcATTGTAGagcttcctcctccctccagaaagcaaagtctgccctgattggtcagctaacctgctctgttgtgattggtcaacgtttcacatttcaaaaaacttccgctggagcttcagctccgtctctctttcttgtttgagggccaaactaggagttttacgtcacttctgtaacattatgacctcataaagttacagaagtgaaggcgacaattcaatggagctgtttcaggcagctcaggagcagtgattctgagggggagggtaactccttttaggcgtggacttcaggttttacactctacggaccttttacatgtacatatatatatatatctatcacTAAAGAAGAGTGGAAacgcataatagggccactttaaaacgATGATGTAGGCATTCGCTATATATTAGCAGTCACAACGTGCCCTTCCCTGATTCGTCCCACCTCTATCACATGAGTCTTTTccggaaaaaaaataacagtctTGTCGATCGACTACCAGTGGTTACTTTAACGTGGATAACTGATTACAGGCattgctgaccttgttgtctttactagcagctgttaGTGAGCGGGTGCGGACGTTTGAAGTCAGGGTTTGAGGCTTTGAGGGGGGTGATGGACAAAAAATGGAGGACTCTCCTTTTCTAAATGCATTTTTGGTTCTGCACAATAATTGATGAGGAACAAGAGCACAAATGCTCTCCAGTGCGACTGGGACTTCAGCTACAAGTGAGAGAACAAACAACGAAACCGATATGAAATGTTTGTTggccaaatgtatggacccataatctagaaAACTTCGTTTagtaactgttcattttaaagtaaatttgatgcCTGTGTGGGAGAGATGGAGTTAGACCTGCAGCGTTGTAACTAAGTCTAAAAAATCTTCTAAAActttccacgaaatgtgtccgAGTTTATAGAGGAAGATCTTGAGTAACAAGCTctaactttttattattaaagagtagtGTAATACTGTTGTAATATctgcaaccaatgtacttcctgttaaAACTGCCACCCGCATTGCCCAGTGTACTTGattagtcatgtgatattcgttttcaggggagctaGTCTGGactgatttcattttgaaaacgCCCGTGTGGACGgagacagttttgtttttaaacaaaagtgtATCAGTGTGGATGTACCCTCAGCAATCGGCCACATGTGGATGcacaaagttattttttctctgGATGCTCAGTGGTTACTCTCTTGCCTGCAGTGGCATCCTGTCAGTGTCCAATATTGAATTTCCAtcacataatgtgtttttactcaCAGGTTTAAGTTCAATGCCTTGGCGCTGAACAGGAAAATTCTGGAGAGCGCCGAGCACCTAAAGAGGCCAGCAGTGAAGGAACCCACTGTACCCGAAGGCTTCGAGCTGCAGATAGAGAAACGTCTCCATGAGAGACAGGCCAGCAAGCAGAAtcaggaaggggaggagagggcgCACGCCTTCAAAGCCCAGCGGCTGCCCAAAAGGATCCTGGAAGGAGTCGTGGTGAGTCCTTATCCCACAaggtttttattgttctttaattCTGTTATGATTGTTGTAAAAAGGCTTTCCTCCCGTCAACAGGGATTGCCAGAGAAGAAAGTTCTGCATCCAACTGTGCCAGAGTCTCCAGCTTTTGCCCTCAAGAAGAGGATTCGTAtagagaaggtggaggaggtaAGGGCTCATCTGGTTGTTTAATACTTAAAGGATAATGACTTTTCATCACCGTAAGTTAACACTACCCCCTCCGTTTTCCTGCTCAGGTCAGACAGCCCTCACCCATCAAGGCCCCCCCAGTGCCTCATTTTGGCCTCCCCTTCCAGCCCCAGCTGCAAGAGAACCACCAAGTGGAAGTCTGTCCCTTCTCCTTTG
The sequence above is a segment of the Anoplopoma fimbria isolate UVic2021 breed Golden Eagle Sablefish chromosome 12, Afim_UVic_2022, whole genome shotgun sequence genome. Coding sequences within it:
- the tpx2 gene encoding targeting protein for Xklp2 — encoded protein: MAEGGSDERYEFDAPSHVVDFVDLENDESEDVWFEQQAGGAVDNLKTPLRPNQGFRRSHAVDLPRAIVTPQVKTEEDPGPIESESPPPNVVTSWGAGSPARTGARPKRAANQPPAQPRRVSKRKEMTSGPAKEPSKKRKKTPPVARRSRSVLHSKVPQNTRAVPKTRPAASSTANTDSEEQELELIRNLQREVALHRRQNEASYKAALAGNPPPKKMVLAATVPKEFQFNTNARVKATTSSNAARKEVDQINQPCKPSSPGKALRGATVPKPFNLSTGNKREVEELAAYVPLAQQVEQYQKRTPDRYHLRSRRSQERGPGAVKGGKLKLTQPHTPQLMTRQRSRPTNVKSSADLEAEELEKLHKFKFNALALNRKILESAEHLKRPAVKEPTVPEGFELQIEKRLHERQASKQNQEGEERAHAFKAQRLPKRILEGVVGLPEKKVLHPTVPESPAFALKKRIRIEKVEEVRQPSPIKAPPVPHFGLPFQPQLQENHQVEVCPFSFEERDQERRALKEKRLQEMKNEEVPQFKAQPMPAFDAVLLPEKKKLETTKPEPFRLLLDERGAVKSTRWEQMVKEENKREEAAVFKARPNTVTHKEPFQPKKEARAAVVVEAFELSTERRATERQEYERQASEKEALRRLMEEQQRQEQELKEKEEIAQLRQEQVHAAQPIRHYKPVAVKKSEVPLTVPHSPNFSDRFRL